The proteins below are encoded in one region of Paenibacillus albus:
- a CDS encoding SDR family NAD(P)-dependent oxidoreductase, whose product MTQTRSAKAAIVTGTSRGLGEAIANLLIQQGYHVYGIARSAPGECLDKEAEFTNVSCDLADTAALEGAFDSIAQSLRAQPVEELLLINNAAMLDPLGPLPDLESAEMAKHLQTSLLAPMVLCSRFIKLVQNLHIRASIVNVTSGLGEHSAPSMSMYCSGKAAINMFTRCIADEQWDAANPVRAYAFDPGMVETAMQVTARGQDRTQFPLQRFFQESHETGKLRLASDVAAELLRLLELPHQNGSVLRAFEHSS is encoded by the coding sequence ATGACGCAAACGAGGAGTGCAAAAGCAGCGATCGTAACAGGGACATCGCGTGGCTTAGGGGAAGCTATCGCAAATCTGCTTATCCAGCAAGGGTATCATGTATACGGGATTGCACGCTCAGCTCCGGGGGAGTGTCTCGATAAGGAAGCGGAATTCACGAATGTATCTTGTGATCTAGCAGACACTGCGGCGTTGGAAGGAGCCTTCGATTCTATCGCTCAATCGCTCCGTGCTCAGCCTGTAGAGGAGTTATTGCTAATCAATAATGCTGCTATGCTCGATCCGCTAGGACCGCTGCCTGATCTGGAATCCGCAGAGATGGCCAAGCATCTGCAGACAAGCCTGCTCGCGCCGATGGTGCTCTGCAGCCGCTTCATCAAGCTTGTTCAGAATCTACATATTCGCGCTTCTATCGTGAATGTAACGTCAGGTCTGGGCGAACATTCCGCTCCGTCCATGAGCATGTACTGCAGCGGCAAAGCGGCGATCAATATGTTCACTCGCTGTATCGCAGATGAGCAATGGGATGCCGCTAACCCGGTCCGGGCGTATGCGTTCGATCCCGGCATGGTAGAAACAGCCATGCAAGTTACTGCGCGCGGTCAGGATCGGACGCAGTTCCCGCTACAACGCTTCTTTCAAGAGAGCCACGAGACAGGGAAGCTGCGCCTTGCGTCTGATGTAGCCGCGGAGCTGCTGCGATTGCTTGAATTGCCGCACCAGAATGGCAGCGTGTTGAGAGCATTCGAACACAGCTCGTAA
- a CDS encoding DUF3900 domain-containing protein yields MDFIVEYLSFFVIQGEGGDNNAAKTFKHFQTLDRYDYAESELKSFLDGEFTRICKRKAERHPSTDSAPTKIGRFIVEPGYELDSNPNYNTFQRLRQSTSAQEFHGFADELVRLYMEAAAVRGGAFIVVHATPNRHTDEPLLFVLKCDFEPKIARITDEHNLISHVEMAISARNMKSIQYPLMPEEGMLEPWELKIHQASHARYFEDFLRFVSYEKAMPELMSDHMLEMVHEYMEDKWQGHASEAREQEAQQFEVWAASEKRELQESWPQERVVAAAERLIEQQPNLSVAFKLGDWGVKGPLAEFGQSIHFATYNGRYIALIEGDGFQFDRSMSPVELLQPPDLLEVLEFVGKKKEKANEAASMLDNLPY; encoded by the coding sequence ATGGATTTTATCGTCGAGTATTTATCGTTCTTCGTTATTCAAGGCGAAGGCGGCGACAATAACGCTGCCAAAACTTTTAAACATTTTCAGACGCTGGACCGCTACGACTATGCAGAGAGTGAGCTTAAGTCGTTTCTGGACGGTGAGTTTACCCGAATTTGCAAAAGAAAAGCAGAGCGCCATCCGTCCACAGACTCAGCGCCTACTAAGATCGGACGCTTTATCGTTGAGCCCGGCTACGAGCTGGATAGCAATCCGAACTACAACACGTTCCAACGTCTGCGTCAGTCCACTTCCGCTCAAGAGTTCCACGGCTTTGCCGATGAGCTCGTTCGGCTATATATGGAAGCAGCGGCCGTTCGCGGCGGCGCCTTCATCGTCGTGCATGCGACGCCGAATCGGCATACGGATGAGCCGCTGCTGTTCGTGCTCAAGTGCGATTTTGAACCGAAGATTGCCCGCATCACGGATGAGCATAATTTGATCTCGCATGTGGAGATGGCGATCAGCGCGCGGAATATGAAGTCGATTCAATATCCGCTAATGCCGGAGGAAGGGATGCTCGAGCCGTGGGAGCTGAAGATCCACCAAGCTTCGCATGCGAGGTATTTCGAGGATTTCCTTCGGTTCGTCAGCTATGAGAAGGCGATGCCGGAGCTCATGAGCGACCATATGCTTGAGATGGTGCATGAGTATATGGAAGATAAATGGCAAGGGCATGCGAGTGAGGCGCGCGAGCAGGAAGCGCAGCAGTTCGAGGTGTGGGCGGCGAGCGAGAAGCGGGAGCTGCAGGAATCTTGGCCGCAGGAGCGGGTTGTCGCTGCAGCGGAACGCCTTATTGAACAGCAGCCTAACCTCAGCGTCGCGTTCAAGCTAGGGGATTGGGGTGTTAAGGGACCGCTTGCCGAATTCGGGCAATCGATCCATTTTGCAACCTACAACGGTCGCTATATTGCCCTTATTGAAGGAGACGGCTTCCAGTTCGATCGCAGCATGTCGCCGGTGGAGCTGCTGCAGCCGCCGGATTTGCTGGAGGTGCTTGAGTTTGTGGGTAAGAAGAAAGAGAAAGCGAATGAAGCAGCATCAATGCTTGACAACCTTCCTTACTAA
- a CDS encoding sensor histidine kinase has product MEMPLWKRILAGLAGMILMNIAIYTTFTIAYTGVSYYKEKHNHSALTAELVHDGQLIADILASKSSSDWKDVLVSAASSNDYRIVLVDAKGKVETFGDAEKAGSLPSQEVTSTVLERGETVELLKRSNPFVKGTALAGMKVSSGGQYYALFIQEEAPSLYRGLPQQLFTVFLGFLLLFIILLLIGRPWRHRDGARVYINAIRRMSKGDFSVSIAKSEQIPQFGELAASINDMAAELSQLEQMRQTFISNVSHEIQSPLTSIRGFAKALQHEGIDDEQRNHYASIIENESTRLSKLSDNLLKLTTLEARDEPIRLKPLRLDQQVRSMILACEPLWMDKNINMDVNLDEEVTIYGDDELLSQVWMNILANSMKFTPEGGTVSVEVKQTAGGASVSITDTGIGISEGDLPHIFERFFKADKSRNGKLGGSGLGLSIVKRIVDMHNGTVTANSKADEGTTITVLLPSGPPPIQPPPQPQPKQK; this is encoded by the coding sequence ATGGAAATGCCATTGTGGAAAAGAATACTTGCAGGTCTAGCCGGCATGATCCTTATGAATATTGCAATCTATACGACGTTTACGATCGCTTACACAGGTGTGTCCTACTACAAAGAGAAGCATAATCATTCCGCCTTAACAGCGGAGCTGGTACATGACGGACAGCTCATTGCAGATATTCTTGCCAGCAAGTCGAGCAGTGATTGGAAGGATGTGCTGGTGTCTGCGGCGAGCAGCAACGATTACCGGATTGTACTGGTTGACGCAAAGGGAAAAGTGGAGACCTTTGGCGATGCCGAGAAGGCTGGCAGTCTGCCATCTCAGGAGGTAACTTCGACTGTGCTTGAACGCGGGGAGACGGTGGAGCTGCTGAAGCGTTCGAATCCTTTTGTCAAGGGAACTGCGCTTGCGGGCATGAAAGTGAGCAGTGGCGGTCAGTATTATGCGTTATTCATCCAGGAGGAAGCGCCTAGCTTATATCGTGGCTTGCCGCAGCAGCTGTTTACGGTGTTTCTCGGGTTTCTGCTCTTGTTCATTATTTTACTGCTGATCGGCCGGCCTTGGCGGCATCGGGATGGAGCTCGCGTCTATATTAATGCCATCCGTCGCATGTCGAAAGGGGATTTCTCCGTGTCTATTGCTAAATCCGAGCAAATTCCGCAATTCGGGGAGCTTGCAGCGAGCATTAACGACATGGCAGCTGAGCTGAGCCAGCTGGAGCAGATGCGTCAAACGTTTATCAGCAACGTCTCTCATGAGATTCAGTCGCCGCTAACCTCAATTCGAGGCTTTGCCAAAGCGCTGCAGCATGAAGGTATCGATGATGAACAGCGTAATCATTATGCGAGCATTATTGAAAATGAAAGTACAAGACTATCTAAGCTGAGTGACAATCTGCTGAAGCTGACGACGCTTGAAGCGAGAGATGAGCCGATACGGCTGAAGCCGCTGCGTCTCGATCAGCAGGTGCGTTCGATGATCCTGGCTTGCGAGCCGCTCTGGATGGACAAGAATATTAATATGGATGTGAACTTGGACGAGGAAGTGACGATTTACGGGGATGATGAACTGCTGTCGCAAGTGTGGATGAACATACTAGCGAACAGCATGAAGTTTACTCCTGAAGGAGGCACGGTGAGCGTCGAAGTGAAACAGACAGCAGGCGGTGCGAGCGTCTCCATTACAGATACTGGGATCGGCATCTCCGAAGGCGATTTACCGCATATCTTCGAACGATTCTTTAAGGCGGATAAGTCACGTAACGGCAAATTAGGCGGAAGTGGCCTAGGGCTGTCCATTGTCAAAAGAATCGTAGATATGCATAACGGAACTGTCACTGCTAACAGCAAAGCGGATGAAGGCACTACGATTACAGTGCTGCTGCCTAGCGGTCCGCCGCCAATACAGCCTCCACCTCAGCCTCAGCCTAAGCAGAAATGA
- a CDS encoding nucleotidyltransferase domain-containing protein — protein MSKLTGALQSRTSIIESIYLYGSVALGDYIDGTSDIDFVVIVSESPTEEDIKAISDAHTETEREYPEVDIMGMYLLAQDLGQPYCADRPSLNFYNKQVHTNGFGADWNPITWWILKHRGIRVAGAEQSMNYEIDTQSLSRYVIENMNSYWLGWIERLEQFIATKGSFSTGQLDEAVDWCALGMLRQLYTVSEQGVKSKVQAGEYGLTVIPEKWHSIIQEAIWIKQLRPKRVYVDNDKRLGDLAALLRYIHVEANRIYNAAKS, from the coding sequence ATGAGCAAGTTGACCGGTGCGCTGCAAAGCCGTACATCCATCATCGAATCCATCTATCTATATGGCTCTGTGGCGTTAGGCGATTATATTGACGGCACAAGCGATATCGATTTTGTAGTCATCGTCAGTGAAAGTCCTACCGAAGAGGACATAAAAGCGATCAGCGACGCACATACGGAAACGGAGCGTGAATATCCGGAAGTCGACATCATGGGCATGTACTTGCTTGCTCAGGATCTAGGGCAGCCGTATTGTGCGGATCGTCCGAGCTTAAACTTTTACAATAAGCAGGTACACACCAACGGTTTCGGAGCAGATTGGAATCCGATTACGTGGTGGATTCTTAAGCATCGCGGCATCCGCGTCGCCGGAGCAGAACAATCGATGAATTACGAAATCGATACGCAGTCGCTCTCCCGCTATGTCATCGAGAATATGAACAGCTACTGGTTAGGCTGGATCGAACGTTTGGAGCAATTCATAGCCACTAAGGGAAGCTTCTCGACGGGGCAGTTGGATGAAGCGGTGGATTGGTGCGCGCTCGGCATGCTGCGACAGCTCTATACCGTGTCAGAGCAAGGGGTCAAAAGTAAGGTGCAAGCCGGCGAGTATGGACTTACGGTCATCCCAGAGAAGTGGCATAGCATCATTCAAGAAGCGATATGGATTAAGCAGCTCCGCCCGAAACGGGTTTATGTGGATAACGACAAGAGGCTTGGCGATCTCGCCGCTTTGCTGCGATACATTCATGTGGAGGCCAATCGAATCTATAACGCCGCCAAGAGTTAG
- a CDS encoding ribosomal maturation YjgA family protein, giving the protein MKQHQCLTTFLTKRWLYVIAAGAVIVLGLAVRRYSEALPRWIAEHAGDSLWASMIYFGIRFFIYRQSLIAAAVISLCFCFADEFSQLYQADWINQIRDTTLGALILGHGFLVVDLIRYTVGIGAAYSVDRWLLQLKRHSF; this is encoded by the coding sequence ATGAAGCAGCATCAATGCTTGACAACCTTCCTTACTAAACGCTGGCTATACGTCATAGCAGCGGGAGCTGTAATCGTGCTGGGTCTCGCGGTTAGGCGTTACTCGGAGGCTCTGCCAAGATGGATTGCCGAGCATGCGGGAGATTCGCTGTGGGCGAGTATGATCTACTTCGGAATTCGCTTCTTCATCTACAGGCAGAGCCTCATAGCAGCTGCAGTGATTAGCTTGTGCTTCTGTTTCGCAGACGAATTCAGCCAGCTGTATCAAGCGGACTGGATAAACCAGATTCGTGACACGACACTCGGGGCGCTTATTCTTGGACATGGCTTTCTAGTTGTCGATCTGATTCGGTATACCGTAGGCATTGGGGCTGCATACAGCGTTGACCGCTGGCTGCTCCAATTGAAACGGCATTCATTCTAG
- a CDS encoding DUF1294 domain-containing protein: MTLILKVFVLYLIIMNIYVFNLMRIDKRRATRDRKHRIPEKTLLGMSLIGGSLGGVMAMRMFRHKTKHLAFSIGMPLMLVLHVALVSLLIRYML; the protein is encoded by the coding sequence ATGACGTTGATCCTTAAAGTTTTCGTTCTGTATCTCATAATCATGAATATCTACGTCTTCAACTTGATGAGAATTGATAAACGGCGTGCAACAAGAGATCGCAAGCACCGAATTCCTGAGAAAACGCTGCTCGGGATGAGCCTGATCGGAGGCTCGCTCGGAGGCGTGATGGCGATGCGGATGTTCCGGCATAAGACGAAACATCTTGCTTTTTCCATTGGCATGCCGCTCATGCTGGTGCTTCACGTCGCTTTGGTCAGCTTGCTGATTCGGTACATGCTGTAA
- a CDS encoding HelD family protein, with protein MTVQSAFQEEAARVENVLKHIHEQLRTIGPRYTGNDFTEQMLEIQREQRQQRLEVAQREPYFGRIDFQEIVHPAPRPLYIGKAGVAHEKSNEVLVVDWRAPVASLFYAFSGGEAPVTYESPDGDVEGTVHLKRNLMVRDGKLERVVDSYVRGQEEESVTDEFLLYRLGESKDNKLRDIVSTIQQEQDRIIRTDKNKAVFIQGVAGSGKTTVALHRLAYLLYRYAGAIRAERMVIFAPNRMFLDYISGVLPELGVGDILQTTFAEWALEQLDGAVRLDEAFDPFTYWFEHQRSKEEMDTATSRVKGSLAFKALVDEKLTLTESSLIPVESFEPMAGWKVTPAMIVEWLSTDDSNEPYMKRRARLVSRLKRWLESEWKARRLTDKTLKTKLSTKLSAYTKKIPSFTAPQLYSSLLGEAAAQELLGTEACKNTIKSLKKKFILPEDLAPLVYIQLRMYGNEQPPYDHIVIDEAQDYSPFQLEALKQCQRQPSMTVLGDLQQGIHGYAGIHSWKEQTALFPEADTGYFELDRSYRSTMEIIDFANLVLGGMGDGVKPAVPVFRSGEAVDVVDAGSNEERLAGVVQTVKEWQATGHYRTMAVLGRTARACAAIAAELEAAGVPCSLVESKQEAYGGGLTVVPAYLAKGLEFDAVLIADADADSFGSNDAKLLYVACTRALHKLKLMYSGKLTTLVAEQPVAVG; from the coding sequence ATGACCGTTCAAAGTGCCTTTCAAGAAGAGGCTGCACGAGTCGAAAATGTGCTGAAACACATTCACGAGCAGCTTCGTACGATCGGACCCCGTTACACTGGCAATGATTTTACCGAGCAAATGCTCGAAATTCAGCGTGAACAGCGGCAGCAGCGGCTGGAGGTTGCGCAGCGTGAGCCGTATTTTGGCCGAATTGATTTTCAAGAAATCGTTCATCCTGCACCTAGACCGCTCTACATTGGCAAAGCAGGCGTCGCCCATGAGAAGTCGAACGAAGTGCTTGTCGTCGATTGGCGCGCACCGGTAGCCAGTTTGTTCTACGCGTTCAGCGGCGGGGAAGCGCCCGTCACCTACGAATCGCCGGATGGCGATGTGGAGGGAACCGTTCATCTCAAGCGCAACCTGATGGTGCGCGATGGGAAGCTCGAGCGGGTGGTCGACAGCTATGTGCGTGGGCAGGAGGAAGAATCCGTCACCGACGAGTTCTTGCTATATCGCCTTGGAGAGAGCAAAGACAATAAGCTGCGCGACATCGTTTCAACGATTCAACAAGAGCAGGACCGCATCATTCGGACGGATAAGAACAAAGCCGTCTTCATCCAAGGGGTAGCTGGTAGTGGTAAAACGACGGTTGCCCTCCACCGGCTCGCGTACTTGCTGTATCGTTACGCAGGCGCGATTCGCGCGGAGCGGATGGTTATTTTTGCACCGAACCGGATGTTCCTTGATTATATTTCCGGCGTACTGCCGGAGCTCGGCGTTGGCGATATTTTGCAGACGACATTCGCAGAATGGGCGCTTGAGCAACTGGATGGCGCCGTTCGTCTCGACGAAGCATTCGATCCGTTTACGTATTGGTTCGAGCATCAGCGTTCCAAAGAAGAGATGGATACGGCGACGAGTCGCGTAAAAGGCAGCCTTGCTTTTAAAGCGCTTGTCGACGAGAAGCTTACGCTTACCGAATCTTCGCTTATTCCGGTGGAATCCTTCGAGCCGATGGCAGGTTGGAAGGTGACGCCGGCGATGATTGTCGAATGGCTATCGACCGACGACAGCAATGAGCCTTACATGAAGCGCCGCGCGAGGCTGGTCAGCCGTTTGAAGCGCTGGCTGGAATCAGAGTGGAAGGCGCGTAGACTAACGGACAAAACGCTCAAGACAAAGCTCAGCACGAAGCTTAGTGCATATACGAAGAAAATTCCGTCCTTTACAGCTCCTCAGTTGTACAGCTCGCTTCTTGGTGAAGCAGCTGCGCAAGAGCTGCTCGGGACTGAAGCATGCAAGAATACGATCAAGTCGCTCAAGAAGAAGTTTATCCTTCCTGAGGATCTCGCGCCGCTTGTATACATTCAACTACGGATGTATGGAAACGAGCAGCCTCCATACGATCATATCGTAATTGACGAAGCGCAGGACTACTCGCCGTTCCAGCTTGAAGCGCTCAAGCAGTGCCAGCGTCAGCCGTCGATGACGGTGCTCGGCGATTTGCAGCAGGGTATTCACGGCTATGCCGGCATTCACAGCTGGAAGGAGCAAACGGCGCTCTTCCCGGAAGCGGACACTGGTTATTTCGAGCTCGATCGGAGTTATCGGTCGACGATGGAAATTATTGATTTCGCGAACTTGGTGCTTGGCGGCATGGGCGACGGCGTGAAGCCGGCAGTCCCGGTGTTCCGGAGCGGCGAGGCAGTGGATGTGGTTGATGCAGGCTCCAATGAAGAAAGACTAGCTGGAGTTGTGCAAACGGTTAAGGAATGGCAGGCGACCGGCCATTACCGGACGATGGCTGTGCTTGGGCGGACTGCCCGGGCATGTGCGGCGATTGCTGCGGAGCTGGAAGCTGCAGGCGTGCCTTGCTCTCTGGTAGAGAGCAAGCAAGAGGCGTACGGCGGTGGATTAACCGTCGTTCCGGCGTACTTGGCAAAAGGTCTCGAGTTCGACGCAGTGCTAATCGCCGATGCCGATGCGGACAGCTTCGGGAGCAACGACGCGAAGCTTCTGTATGTGGCATGCACGCGTGCGCTGCATAAGCTGAAGCTGATGTATAGCGGGAAGCTGACGACGCTCGTAGCGGAGCAGCCGGTTGCGGTTGGTTGA
- the hrpB gene encoding ATP-dependent helicase HrpB, which produces MDDRDRKQQIQSQGELPIDGLLPELQQLLTERNAAVLVAAPGAGKTTRVPLALLSAPWLAGQRILMLEPRRLAARAAARFMAASLGEQVGGTVGYRVRMDTKVGPSTVIEVITEGVLTRMLQADPALEGVGIVIFDEFHERHLHGDLGLALCLQTQAVLRDDLRLLVMSATLEAEPVAELLGGAPLLVSEGRAYPVETHYAAKPVNGRVEDAITRTVLEAVQRDEGDALVFLPGAGEIHRVAGLLRASAALPAGTQVVPLYGALSPEEQDRAVAPSAEGERKIVLATTIAESSVTVRGVRIVVDSGLSRVPRFSPRTGMARLETVPVSVASADQRRGRAGREAPGVCYRLWTEQEHRQLQPQSEPELLGADLAPLALELAIWGIADPFEELAWLTKPPAAAYSQAQELLRELGALDAGGKPTAHGKAMAELGMHPRLAHMVLEAKPLGQGEAACELAALLGERDLLRQTRSIDMRLRVDALRGRGAGGGEQPDAAVLARLAAEAREWMRAAGIAPQQRQARAAADADATGLLLALAYPDRIAQRRGDGRFLLRSGRGAAVQELQPLSSAPYLATAELEDSGSDSRILLGAPITLAELERHFADQLAEEADVRWDRQAGAVRARRRIRLGSLILKDTQLDRADPELVMNALFSGIAEYGLDMLPWTKQARQLQARIALMHTHNASWPDVSEEALLASLPEWLGPYVGGMRSRSDLSRLNMAQIMESLLSWQERSLLDNEVPTHIKVPSGSRIPVDYSDPAAPVLAVRLQELFGLAQTPRIAGGKLPITIHLLSPAQRPVQVTQDLASFWQNTYFEVKKDLKGRYPKHYWPDNPLEAEPTSRAKPRPQA; this is translated from the coding sequence ATGGATGATCGTGATCGGAAACAACAAATACAATCGCAAGGCGAGCTGCCGATCGACGGCTTGCTGCCTGAGCTTCAGCAACTGCTGACGGAACGAAACGCAGCCGTACTCGTTGCGGCTCCCGGAGCGGGTAAGACGACGAGGGTGCCGCTCGCTCTGCTTTCAGCGCCATGGCTGGCTGGTCAGCGCATTCTTATGCTGGAGCCGCGCCGATTGGCAGCGCGTGCTGCGGCCCGGTTCATGGCCGCGTCGCTCGGCGAACAGGTAGGTGGTACGGTCGGTTACCGCGTTCGGATGGATACGAAGGTGGGGCCGTCAACGGTGATTGAAGTGATCACCGAAGGGGTATTAACACGAATGCTGCAAGCTGACCCGGCGCTGGAGGGTGTCGGTATTGTCATCTTTGACGAGTTCCATGAGCGGCATCTGCATGGCGATCTGGGACTCGCGTTATGCTTGCAGACGCAGGCTGTTCTTCGCGATGATCTGCGGCTGCTTGTCATGTCAGCGACGCTGGAAGCAGAGCCGGTCGCGGAGCTGCTCGGTGGTGCGCCCCTTCTCGTGAGCGAAGGGCGCGCTTATCCGGTGGAGACGCATTATGCGGCGAAACCTGTGAATGGCCGCGTGGAGGATGCGATCACGCGCACGGTCTTGGAAGCTGTGCAGCGCGATGAAGGCGATGCGCTGGTCTTTCTGCCGGGAGCGGGCGAGATTCACCGCGTAGCGGGATTGCTTCGCGCATCGGCGGCGCTGCCGGCCGGAACGCAGGTGGTACCGTTGTACGGGGCGTTATCGCCGGAAGAGCAGGATCGTGCCGTTGCGCCTTCGGCGGAAGGCGAACGAAAGATTGTACTCGCGACGACCATCGCGGAGTCAAGCGTCACGGTTCGCGGCGTCCGCATCGTCGTCGACAGCGGATTAAGCCGCGTGCCGCGCTTCTCGCCGCGGACAGGCATGGCACGGCTGGAAACCGTGCCGGTGTCGGTCGCTTCGGCGGATCAGCGCCGCGGGCGTGCCGGTCGCGAAGCACCGGGCGTCTGCTACCGGCTGTGGACGGAGCAGGAGCATCGGCAGCTGCAGCCGCAGAGCGAGCCGGAGCTGCTCGGCGCGGATCTTGCGCCGCTTGCGCTTGAGCTCGCGATCTGGGGCATCGCCGATCCGTTTGAGGAGCTCGCGTGGCTGACGAAGCCGCCGGCTGCCGCGTACTCGCAGGCGCAGGAGCTGCTGCGCGAGCTTGGCGCGCTCGATGCAGGAGGCAAGCCGACCGCGCACGGCAAAGCGATGGCCGAGCTCGGCATGCATCCGCGTCTCGCGCATATGGTGCTCGAGGCGAAGCCGCTCGGTCAAGGCGAAGCGGCATGCGAGCTCGCCGCGCTGCTCGGCGAGCGCGATCTGCTGCGCCAGACGCGCAGCATCGACATGCGGCTGCGCGTGGATGCGCTGCGCGGGCGCGGAGCCGGCGGCGGAGAGCAGCCGGACGCCGCCGTGCTGGCGCGGCTCGCCGCGGAGGCGCGCGAATGGATGCGCGCCGCTGGCATCGCGCCGCAGCAGCGGCAAGCAAGAGCTGCCGCGGACGCGGACGCGACCGGGCTGCTGCTCGCGCTCGCGTACCCGGATCGCATCGCGCAGCGCCGCGGCGACGGCCGGTTCTTGCTTCGCAGCGGTCGAGGTGCGGCTGTACAGGAGCTGCAGCCGCTCTCCAGCGCGCCTTACCTCGCGACCGCGGAGCTTGAGGATAGCGGCAGCGACAGCCGTATCCTGCTCGGCGCGCCGATAACGCTCGCTGAACTTGAGCGGCACTTCGCTGATCAGCTCGCCGAAGAGGCGGATGTGCGATGGGACCGCCAAGCCGGGGCGGTGCGAGCACGGCGGCGCATACGGCTCGGATCGCTGATCTTGAAGGATACTCAGCTCGACAGGGCTGATCCAGAGCTTGTAATGAACGCGCTATTCAGCGGCATCGCCGAATACGGGCTGGATATGCTTCCTTGGACGAAGCAAGCTCGCCAGCTGCAAGCCCGGATCGCGCTTATGCATACGCACAATGCGAGCTGGCCGGATGTTTCCGAAGAAGCGCTGCTAGCATCGCTCCCGGAATGGCTCGGTCCATATGTAGGCGGTATGCGCAGCCGAAGCGATCTTTCGCGCCTCAATATGGCGCAGATTATGGAGTCGCTGCTGTCCTGGCAGGAGCGCTCGCTGCTTGATAATGAAGTGCCGACGCACATCAAGGTGCCAAGCGGTTCGCGGATCCCTGTCGATTACAGCGACCCGGCTGCGCCGGTGCTCGCTGTCCGGCTGCAGGAGCTGTTCGGCCTTGCGCAGACGCCGCGCATTGCAGGCGGCAAGCTCCCGATTACGATTCATCTTCTGTCGCCCGCGCAGAGGCCGGTGCAGGTGACGCAGGACTTGGCGAGCTTTTGGCAGAACACGTATTTTGAAGTAAAGAAGGACTTGAAGGGTCGCTATCCTAAGCATTATTGGCCGGACAACCCGCTTGAGGCGGAGCCGACAAGCCGTGCGAAGCCAAGGCCGCAAGCTTGA
- a CDS encoding response regulator transcription factor, protein MTKLLIVDDDPHIRELIRLFLAREGFEIVEAGDGEEALRILENTQVDLAVLDVMMPKMDGWELCRELRESTELPVLMLTAKGETSQKVKGFELGADDYLVKPFEPVELVARVKALLKRYRIATSHTVTVGSVQLNRSTYAVTMDDTTMTLPMKEFELLFKLASYPGKTFSREHLIEQLWGYDYEGDERTVDVHIKRLREKFPEERSRVRIQTIRGLGYRLEV, encoded by the coding sequence ATGACTAAACTATTAATCGTCGATGACGATCCCCATATTCGTGAGCTTATTCGGCTGTTTCTCGCTAGGGAAGGCTTCGAAATTGTCGAGGCAGGCGATGGCGAAGAAGCACTTCGCATTCTTGAGAATACACAGGTTGACCTTGCTGTTCTCGATGTGATGATGCCGAAAATGGACGGTTGGGAGCTGTGCAGGGAACTGCGCGAATCGACCGAGCTTCCTGTGCTCATGCTGACAGCGAAAGGCGAGACGAGCCAGAAGGTAAAGGGCTTCGAGCTTGGTGCAGATGATTATCTCGTCAAGCCGTTCGAGCCGGTAGAGCTTGTTGCACGCGTGAAGGCGCTGCTCAAGAGGTACAGAATTGCAACATCGCATACGGTTACCGTCGGCAGCGTGCAGCTTAATCGTTCGACTTATGCGGTTACGATGGACGATACGACGATGACGCTGCCGATGAAGGAGTTCGAGCTGCTCTTCAAGCTTGCGAGCTATCCGGGAAAAACGTTCTCGCGCGAGCATCTCATCGAGCAGCTATGGGGCTACGACTACGAAGGCGACGAGCGTACCGTCGATGTCCATATTAAGCGGCTTCGCGAGAAGTTTCCCGAGGAACGGAGTCGAGTTCGCATCCAGACGATCCGAGGGCTCGGCTACCGGCTGGAGGTTTAA